The following are encoded together in the Oceanobacillus zhaokaii genome:
- a CDS encoding iron chelate uptake ABC transporter family permease subunit, protein MAYKRKIIILAGIALLLALLYIFYDLSGNIDYILPRRITKVVTIILTGGAIAFATTLFMTVTNNRILTPSILGLDSLYLLIQTVIVFVFGSHTLAMMSGNTNFLVSVGLMILFTLILYHFLFKGENKSIYFLLLIGMILGTFFNSFSSFMQVLIDPNEFTIVQDKMFASINNVNSELVGVSIILIVVTIIFFIPYYKYLDVMALGKDQAINLGVPYDRIVKRLLIIVAVLISVSTALIGPITFLGLLVVNLAYELMKTYRHAYILLAAVLISIIALLGGQFIVEKIFTFSTTISVIINLIGGIYFIFLLLKENKSW, encoded by the coding sequence ATGGCATATAAGAGAAAAATAATCATTTTAGCCGGTATCGCATTATTACTAGCATTGTTATACATTTTCTATGATTTAAGTGGAAACATCGATTATATATTACCCAGAAGAATTACAAAGGTAGTTACCATTATCTTGACTGGCGGAGCAATCGCCTTTGCGACAACATTGTTCATGACGGTTACAAATAATCGAATCTTAACACCTAGTATATTAGGACTTGATTCCCTTTATTTATTGATTCAAACCGTAATTGTCTTCGTATTTGGTTCACATACACTTGCAATGATGAGCGGCAATACAAACTTCCTGGTCTCAGTTGGGTTGATGATATTATTTACATTGATTCTCTATCACTTCTTATTTAAAGGTGAGAATAAGAGTATCTATTTCTTACTATTAATTGGGATGATTCTAGGAACATTCTTCAATAGTTTTTCATCTTTTATGCAAGTATTGATTGACCCTAATGAATTTACGATTGTGCAAGATAAGATGTTTGCAAGTATTAATAACGTAAACTCCGAACTTGTCGGTGTCTCGATTATCTTAATTGTCGTCACAATAATCTTCTTTATCCCGTACTACAAATATTTAGATGTCATGGCATTAGGGAAGGATCAAGCAATTAATTTAGGCGTTCCATATGATCGGATCGTCAAACGACTGTTAATTATTGTTGCAGTACTGATTTCCGTTTCAACAGCGTTGATTGGCCCAATTACTTTTCTGGGGTTACTTGTAGTAAATTTGGCATATGAATTGATGAAGACATACCGGCATGCATACATATTACTTGCTGCTGTTTTAATAAGTATTATTGCATTACTTGGTGGACAATTTATCGTGGAAAAGATATTTACGTTCAGCACAACAATTAGCGTTATTATTAACCTTATTGGTGGAATTTACTTTATATTTCTTTTACTAAAGGAGAATAAATCGTGGTAA
- a CDS encoding ABC transporter ATP-binding protein — translation MVNIKNVFKSYQNKPVIEDVSLEIERGKITSFIGPNGAGKSTLISMISRLIVRDEGQISIDGMDILSVKNNELAKKISILKQSNQINLKLTVRELVSFGRFPYSQGRLSKEDVAKIEEAIDYMELRDMQDKYLDELSGGQRQRAHIAMVIAQDTEYILLDEPLNNLDMRHSVSIMKTLRKLVDEMGKTIVIVIHDINFASCYSDNIVALKDGKIVKEGRTCDVIDKCVLKEIYDMDIEIKEIDNQRICVYF, via the coding sequence GTGGTAAATATAAAAAATGTATTTAAATCGTATCAAAATAAACCTGTTATTGAGGATGTTTCTCTGGAAATTGAAAGAGGAAAAATCACATCGTTTATTGGGCCGAATGGTGCTGGAAAAAGTACGTTAATTTCTATGATTAGTCGCTTAATTGTAAGAGATGAAGGGCAAATTTCAATTGATGGCATGGACATTCTTAGCGTGAAGAATAATGAGCTTGCTAAGAAAATTTCTATCTTAAAACAATCGAATCAAATTAATTTGAAGCTGACGGTTCGCGAACTTGTCTCATTTGGTCGTTTTCCGTATTCACAAGGAAGATTATCAAAGGAAGATGTAGCTAAGATCGAAGAAGCAATTGATTATATGGAGCTTCGCGATATGCAAGATAAATACTTAGATGAATTAAGTGGCGGTCAGCGCCAGCGAGCACATATTGCAATGGTTATTGCTCAGGATACGGAGTATATTCTACTTGATGAACCACTAAACAACCTGGATATGCGTCATTCTGTATCAATCATGAAGACTCTAAGGAAATTAGTAGATGAGATGGGTAAAACCATTGTTATCGTTATTCATGATATCAATTTCGCATCTTGCTATTCAGATAACATTGTTGCACTTAAGGATGGCAAGATTGTAAAAGAAGGTCGAACATGTGATGTGATAGATAAATGTGTATTAAAAGAAATCTATGACATGGACATCGAGATCAAAGAAATTGATAATCAACGTATTTGTGTTTATTTCTAA
- a CDS encoding siderophore ABC transporter substrate-binding protein: MKKLGLLLITSLLLFIIAACGSAEEGEQDTSTGNETPSTEESSDTVTVKHELGETDVPVNPENIVVFDFGILDTLDKLGIDVAGIAQAGTVPTYLEKYAGEDYTNIGSLKEPDLEAISGIDPGLIIISGRQADMYDEFSKIAPTIHLGVDTTRYMDSFKENMAIIGDIFDKQEEIDAEIATIEESIAAVNEKATASAEKGLIILANDDKISAYGANSRFGIIHDVLGVAQADENIEASTHGMNVTFEYVVEQDPDILYVVDRAAAVGGETAAPQLVENELVENTKAYKNDKIVYLNPEYWYLSGGGLVSVAQMIQDIDDSLN; encoded by the coding sequence ATGAAGAAATTAGGACTATTACTTATTACGAGTTTACTGCTATTTATTATTGCTGCCTGTGGTTCTGCTGAGGAAGGCGAACAAGATACAAGTACAGGTAATGAAACACCAAGTACTGAAGAATCTTCAGATACTGTGACAGTTAAGCACGAACTTGGTGAAACTGATGTACCGGTAAATCCAGAAAACATTGTCGTATTCGACTTTGGAATCTTAGACACTCTTGATAAATTAGGAATTGACGTAGCAGGTATTGCTCAAGCAGGAACAGTACCAACTTATTTAGAAAAGTACGCTGGTGAAGATTATACAAATATCGGTAGTTTAAAAGAGCCAGACCTTGAAGCAATCTCAGGAATTGACCCAGGACTAATCATCATCTCGGGTCGTCAAGCGGATATGTATGATGAGTTTAGTAAAATTGCACCAACAATTCATCTTGGTGTAGATACAACAAGATACATGGATTCATTTAAAGAAAATATGGCTATCATCGGTGATATTTTTGATAAGCAAGAAGAAATTGATGCAGAAATTGCAACGATCGAAGAATCAATTGCAGCAGTTAATGAGAAAGCTACAGCTTCTGCTGAAAAGGGACTTATTATTTTAGCAAATGATGATAAGATTAGTGCATACGGTGCAAATTCACGATTTGGGATTATCCATGATGTACTTGGAGTAGCTCAAGCAGACGAAAATATTGAAGCATCTACACACGGAATGAACGTTACGTTTGAATATGTTGTTGAACAAGATCCAGATATTCTATATGTCGTTGACCGCGCAGCTGCTGTTGGTGGCGAAACAGCTGCACCACAATTAGTAGAGAATGAATTGGTTGAGAATACAAAAGCATATAAAAATGATAAAATTGTTTATTTAAATCCTGAATATTGGTACCTGTCTGGCGGCGGACTGGTTTCAGTGGCTCAAATGATTCAGGATATTGATGATAGCTTGAATTAA
- a CDS encoding SurA N-terminal domain-containing protein, whose translation MRKYITLALMLSIALLAAACSDGTADKQESTPEDATSEQQKKELTFDNKERVAEDTSVVSVNGNEIKGDDYNSVYTRVKTMLHNYGQDVSDLDFIKEQTITLLVDEELIRQDAADKGIEVTEEEAQTELEAIKKETGEEQFNNMLEQFQMNEEDFKDQLINDLITVQYMDNQFEIEVTDEEIQEYYDKLKEQNEEIEELAEIKERIESAIYSQKQSEQLQVKVEELRKDAEVETLI comes from the coding sequence ATGAGGAAATATATTACATTAGCTCTTATGCTAAGTATTGCTTTACTTGCGGCAGCATGCAGTGATGGAACTGCAGATAAACAGGAAAGTACACCAGAGGATGCAACATCGGAACAGCAAAAAAAGGAACTGACTTTTGATAATAAAGAACGTGTGGCTGAGGATACTTCGGTGGTTTCAGTTAATGGTAACGAGATTAAGGGTGACGATTATAATTCTGTTTACACACGCGTGAAAACGATGCTGCATAATTATGGACAGGATGTTTCCGACTTAGATTTTATTAAGGAACAAACGATTACACTTCTAGTTGATGAGGAGCTAATAAGACAAGATGCAGCGGATAAGGGCATCGAAGTTACAGAAGAGGAAGCGCAAACGGAATTAGAAGCAATCAAAAAAGAAACTGGTGAAGAGCAATTCAATAATATGTTAGAACAGTTTCAAATGAATGAGGAAGACTTTAAAGATCAGCTAATAAATGATTTAATTACCGTGCAATACATGGATAATCAATTTGAAATCGAAGTAACGGACGAAGAAATCCAGGAATATTATGATAAGCTAAAAGAACAGAACGAAGAAATTGAGGAGTTAGCAGAGATTAAAGAAAGAATCGAATCTGCAATCTATAGTCAAAAGCAAAGTGAACAGCTACAAGTTAAGGTTGAGGAACTGAGAAAAGATGCTGAAGTGGAGACCTTAATATAA
- a CDS encoding ATP-grasp domain-containing protein: MEQDLILSKQSFIPVILGASIGVYSTARSFHEAYGVKSISVSRQLIGPVKHSAIIVPVLEPDMEDAEALLASLNNIMQTYPDIPKIIIGSDDWHVEMVVDLRDKLVGNWIVPYTDRESLHTVIDKAKFYELCDSLEVDYPKYIAFDSNQTLDTELPFSFPVVIKPTSRVAYENLKFTGKKKVFTAKDRQELEQIIDLIRNAGYLDELIVQEFIPGDDTAMYILTIYIAQDGEVKLASFGQTLLEDHTPGGIGNPVAIRTLRNDEAVEQATRLVKKVGYIGFANFDLKYDSRDGKYKFFELNPRLGRSNYYVTTGGHNPVEYYIKDYLENQPLSYTVAEKEMIYTIVPKGLLMKHLKDKQLRDRVNTLYKEKRVKNPMFYFSVEKSIKRLLYVIVSTFNFYRKFKKYPPL, from the coding sequence ATGGAACAAGATTTAATTCTATCAAAACAATCATTTATACCAGTAATTTTAGGTGCGAGTATTGGTGTTTACAGTACTGCACGTTCTTTCCACGAAGCGTACGGAGTGAAATCAATCAGTGTCTCAAGACAGCTTATTGGTCCAGTTAAGCATTCTGCAATTATCGTTCCCGTGCTTGAACCCGACATGGAGGATGCGGAGGCATTGCTCGCTAGCTTAAATAATATCATGCAAACATATCCGGATATCCCGAAGATAATCATTGGTAGTGATGATTGGCATGTAGAGATGGTGGTCGACTTAAGAGATAAGCTTGTGGGAAATTGGATTGTCCCATATACAGACAGGGAGAGCTTGCATACTGTCATTGATAAAGCCAAATTTTATGAGCTATGCGACAGTTTAGAGGTTGATTATCCCAAGTATATTGCGTTCGATAGCAACCAGACGCTAGATACGGAACTTCCATTTTCATTTCCAGTAGTTATCAAACCTACTAGTAGAGTTGCTTATGAAAATTTGAAGTTCACTGGTAAAAAGAAGGTATTTACTGCAAAGGATCGGCAGGAGCTTGAACAAATTATCGATTTAATAAGAAATGCTGGTTATCTTGATGAATTGATTGTTCAAGAATTTATTCCAGGCGACGACACTGCAATGTATATCCTCACAATCTATATCGCGCAAGATGGAGAGGTTAAACTGGCTTCCTTTGGACAAACATTGCTGGAGGACCATACACCTGGTGGAATCGGCAACCCTGTCGCAATACGCACCCTTCGTAATGATGAAGCTGTTGAACAAGCAACACGGCTTGTTAAAAAAGTTGGATATATCGGGTTTGCGAATTTTGATTTAAAATACGATTCACGAGATGGGAAATATAAGTTCTTTGAATTGAATCCCCGTCTTGGGAGAAGTAATTATTATGTAACAACCGGTGGGCATAATCCTGTAGAATATTACATAAAGGATTACCTCGAAAATCAGCCCCTTTCCTACACTGTTGCAGAAAAAGAAATGATTTATACTATCGTTCCTAAGGGATTGCTTATGAAGCATCTAAAGGATAAGCAATTGCGGGACAGAGTGAATACTTTATATAAGGAAAAACGTGTAAAGAATCCAATGTTCTATTTTTCCGTTGAGAAAAGTATCAAGCGACTATTATATGTAATTGTTTCAACGTTTAATTTCTATCGGAAATTTAAAAAGTATCCACCGTTATAA
- the hisIE gene encoding bifunctional phosphoribosyl-AMP cyclohydrolase/phosphoribosyl-ATP diphosphatase HisIE — protein sequence MEINIDQLKFDTSGLIPAIVQDAETGKVLTLAYMNEESLNKTIETTETWFFSRSRLELWNKGETSGNKQEVKKIAFDCDADALLVQVKPLGPACHTGEETCFNNDLLTKDTPSNQIVSDVVAKIKQRRENPTEGSYTAYLFEKGMDKILKKIGEETSEVLIGAKNNDKAEVTSEIADLTYHTLVLMELMDVSVGDIKNELKKRHIQKEGQEK from the coding sequence ATGGAAATAAATATTGACCAGCTTAAATTCGATACAAGCGGACTTATCCCTGCAATCGTGCAAGATGCGGAAACTGGAAAAGTATTAACGTTAGCATACATGAACGAAGAATCCCTAAATAAAACGATTGAAACAACTGAAACATGGTTTTTTAGTCGCAGCAGACTCGAGCTATGGAATAAAGGAGAAACATCGGGAAATAAGCAAGAAGTGAAGAAAATCGCCTTTGACTGTGATGCCGATGCATTATTAGTTCAAGTCAAGCCACTTGGTCCTGCATGCCATACTGGGGAAGAAACATGCTTTAATAACGACCTTCTCACGAAAGATACACCTTCAAATCAAATCGTTTCTGATGTCGTTGCAAAAATTAAACAACGCCGCGAGAATCCAACGGAAGGATCCTATACAGCCTATCTTTTTGAAAAAGGAATGGATAAAATCCTTAAGAAAATTGGCGAGGAAACTAGTGAAGTACTCATCGGCGCGAAAAATAATGATAAAGCAGAAGTCACAAGCGAAATCGCTGATCTTACCTATCATACACTCGTATTAATGGAATTAATGGATGTATCTGTAGGCGACATTAAGAACGAATTGAAAAAGCGCCATATACAGAAGGAAGGCCAAGAAAAGTAA
- the hisF gene encoding imidazole glycerol phosphate synthase subunit HisF, producing the protein MLAKRIIPCLDVDKGRVVKGRKFQNIQDVADPVELAKRYNEAGADELVFYDITASNEKRDIFLDVVENVAREIAIPFTVGGGIRTIEDIHKVLRSGADKVSINSAAVSNPEIIKEAALKFGSQCIVLSIDAKQVTANNWQVYINGGRTNTGIDAIEWAKRGEQLGAGEIVINAIDADGEKDGYNIALTKAIADAVNIPIVASGGAGTIQHFSKVLTEGAADAALAASVFHYEEISIPELKKYLQSEAITVRSEIEWK; encoded by the coding sequence ATGCTTGCTAAACGAATTATTCCATGTTTGGACGTTGATAAAGGCCGCGTTGTGAAAGGAAGAAAGTTTCAAAATATCCAAGATGTCGCTGATCCGGTAGAGTTAGCGAAACGCTATAATGAGGCTGGCGCCGATGAGCTTGTTTTCTATGATATAACGGCATCAAATGAAAAGCGCGATATTTTCCTCGATGTAGTGGAGAATGTTGCACGAGAGATTGCCATTCCCTTTACCGTTGGTGGTGGAATACGGACAATAGAAGATATTCATAAAGTGTTACGTTCGGGTGCAGATAAAGTATCGATAAACAGTGCTGCAGTATCAAATCCCGAAATCATAAAGGAAGCGGCATTGAAATTTGGCAGTCAATGTATCGTCCTCTCCATCGATGCAAAACAAGTTACGGCAAATAATTGGCAGGTCTATATTAATGGTGGAAGAACAAACACTGGAATCGATGCAATTGAATGGGCAAAACGTGGCGAACAGCTCGGAGCGGGAGAAATTGTCATAAATGCAATCGATGCTGATGGAGAGAAAGATGGCTATAACATCGCATTAACGAAGGCTATAGCCGATGCGGTTAACATTCCAATCGTTGCCAGCGGCGGTGCTGGAACAATCCAGCATTTTTCAAAAGTTTTAACAGAAGGTGCCGCAGATGCAGCCTTGGCCGCATCCGTTTTTCATTACGAGGAAATAAGCATACCTGAACTGAAGAAATACTTACAATCGGAAGCAATTACCGTTAGGAGTGAAATCGAATGGAAATAA
- the hisA gene encoding 1-(5-phosphoribosyl)-5-[(5-phosphoribosylamino)methylideneamino]imidazole-4-carboxamide isomerase produces MILFPAIDIRGGKCVRLIQGDYNKEKVYSNAPIDVARDWENKGAEYVHIVDLDGAKSGESINQSLIKEIAANTKIPVQVGGGIRSLSVIEAYISSGVERVIIGTAAINDEEFLRKAVAQYGSKIAVSIDARNGFVATDGWTETSTVKALNLVKLLEDIGVETIVYTDILKDGMLQGPNFDELQTINEATSINVIASGGVSSKEDIAKLTSQNLYGAIIGKALYDGTIEFTELLEDDTHAC; encoded by the coding sequence ATGATTTTATTTCCAGCAATCGATATACGAGGAGGCAAATGTGTTCGCCTCATTCAAGGTGATTATAATAAAGAGAAGGTTTATAGTAACGCACCAATTGATGTTGCTAGAGACTGGGAAAATAAAGGAGCAGAATATGTCCATATCGTTGACCTTGATGGAGCAAAATCTGGAGAGTCGATTAACCAATCATTAATTAAGGAAATTGCAGCAAATACGAAAATTCCTGTTCAAGTTGGTGGCGGAATTCGTTCGCTATCCGTAATCGAAGCGTATATTTCGTCAGGTGTGGAGCGTGTAATTATCGGTACTGCTGCAATTAATGACGAAGAATTTTTAAGAAAAGCGGTCGCTCAGTATGGATCTAAAATCGCTGTCTCAATAGATGCTAGAAATGGGTTCGTTGCAACCGATGGCTGGACAGAAACGAGTACAGTTAAGGCACTAAACCTCGTCAAGTTGTTAGAAGATATTGGCGTAGAAACAATTGTTTATACGGATATTTTAAAGGACGGTATGCTTCAAGGCCCTAATTTTGACGAATTGCAAACAATTAATGAAGCAACATCGATAAATGTTATTGCCTCAGGTGGTGTCTCCTCTAAGGAAGATATCGCGAAATTAACATCACAGAATCTTTACGGGGCAATTATTGGCAAGGCATTATACGATGGAACAATTGAATTCACAGAACTTCTGGAGGATGATACGCATGCTTGCTAA
- the hisH gene encoding imidazole glycerol phosphate synthase subunit HisH has translation MIAIIDYGAGNIKSLQFALDKLNLESELTIDPKVIRDAKSIILPGVGAFKDAMDALIELDLVTVLKREINAGKPILGICLGMQLFYEQGFEDGSWEGLGFLKGSVNRITDTVKVPHMGWNTLTSHQESSLLNNLTDNPSVYFVHSYAVGEDFEKDTLVASAQYGGTIPAIVKKGNIVGMQFHPEKSGTTGIQLLKNYGELIS, from the coding sequence ATGATTGCAATTATCGATTATGGCGCTGGTAACATTAAAAGCCTGCAATTTGCCTTAGACAAGCTTAATCTTGAATCAGAATTGACAATAGATCCAAAAGTCATTCGTGATGCGAAATCGATTATTCTTCCGGGTGTAGGCGCATTTAAGGATGCGATGGATGCATTAATCGAACTGGATTTAGTAACCGTATTAAAACGGGAAATTAATGCTGGGAAACCGATTCTCGGAATTTGTCTAGGCATGCAATTATTCTATGAACAGGGATTTGAAGATGGAAGCTGGGAAGGACTTGGTTTTCTAAAAGGCAGTGTCAATCGAATAACAGATACAGTAAAGGTTCCTCATATGGGTTGGAACACGCTGACATCGCATCAGGAAAGCTCTTTACTTAATAACCTAACAGATAATCCTTCTGTATACTTCGTTCACTCCTATGCAGTAGGAGAGGATTTTGAAAAAGATACACTTGTTGCAAGTGCACAATACGGCGGGACCATTCCGGCAATCGTGAAAAAGGGCAATATTGTCGGTATGCAATTTCATCCTGAAAAAAGCGGAACGACAGGTATCCAACTATTAAAAAATTACGGGGAGCTGATTTCATGA
- the hisB gene encoding imidazoleglycerol-phosphate dehydratase HisB, protein MRNAKITRTTKETAIQLDFYIDGNGTSSINTGVGFFDHMLTLMTKHGLFNLDVRCDGDLEVDQHHSVEDIGIALGQAFNEALGNKEGITRYANITTPMDEALSNVTLDISGRSYLVFNVDGLKDKVGNFDTELVEEFFQAFVSNAKVNLHINLEYGRNTHHIIESIFKGVGRALDQASMINPRIEGVPSTKGSL, encoded by the coding sequence ATGCGTAATGCGAAAATTACTCGAACAACAAAGGAAACCGCAATCCAATTAGATTTTTATATAGATGGAAATGGTACTTCCTCTATTAATACTGGCGTAGGCTTCTTCGATCATATGTTAACACTAATGACGAAGCATGGTTTGTTTAATCTCGATGTTCGTTGTGATGGCGATTTAGAAGTCGATCAGCATCATTCAGTAGAGGATATTGGTATCGCGCTCGGGCAAGCATTTAATGAAGCATTAGGAAATAAAGAAGGAATTACCCGTTACGCAAATATTACAACACCCATGGACGAAGCATTATCAAATGTTACGCTTGATATTAGTGGCCGGTCCTATCTTGTTTTCAATGTAGATGGATTGAAAGATAAGGTTGGCAATTTCGATACGGAGCTTGTCGAGGAGTTCTTTCAAGCCTTTGTAAGCAACGCGAAGGTGAACCTCCATATCAATCTCGAATACGGAAGAAACACACACCATATCATTGAATCGATCTTTAAAGGAGTTGGCCGTGCACTTGATCAAGCAAGTATGATAAATCCAAGAATTGAAGGTGTCCCATCGACAAAGGGATCGCTTTAA
- the hisD gene encoding histidinol dehydrogenase — MRIVTAEQFWKATKDRSTVIENEAALDQAVLEIINQVRANGDQALQSYTENFDGIRLENFIVTAEEFGEARALVDASFLPALQQARHNITDFHLAQKENSWFINKQPGILLGQKLTPLDHAGIYIPGGKAAYPSTVLMNVIPAQIAGVGNIVITTPPQTDGKVNPYVLVAADMLGIKTIYKVGGAQAIAALAYGTETVHKVDKIVGPGNAFVARAKKWVFGDVAIDMIAGPSEICVVADETAPPSFIAADLLSQAEHDESASAICVTTSKEIAEKIKAEVESQTESLERKAIIQQSVEQNGKIIVADSLKAALDIVNEIAPEHLQLMISNPTESLDEIKHAGAIFLGNYSPEPLGDYFAGPNHTLPTNGTARFASPLGVYDFVKKSSIIRYSKEALQRASDSIITIANVEGLTAHANSIAIRKDEPNA; from the coding sequence ATGAGAATCGTAACAGCAGAACAGTTCTGGAAAGCAACTAAAGACCGCTCCACTGTCATTGAGAATGAAGCGGCACTTGATCAAGCAGTTTTGGAAATCATTAATCAGGTCCGAGCAAATGGGGACCAAGCTCTTCAATCCTATACGGAGAATTTCGATGGAATTAGATTGGAAAACTTCATCGTCACTGCGGAAGAATTTGGCGAAGCAAGAGCCCTTGTTGATGCCAGTTTTTTACCTGCATTACAACAAGCTAGACATAATATTACAGACTTTCATCTTGCACAAAAGGAAAACTCTTGGTTTATCAATAAACAACCCGGAATTCTCTTAGGACAAAAACTTACACCACTCGATCATGCTGGTATCTATATTCCCGGTGGCAAGGCTGCCTATCCATCAACCGTTTTGATGAATGTCATCCCTGCTCAAATAGCTGGAGTAGGAAACATTGTTATCACTACACCTCCACAAACAGATGGAAAGGTTAATCCATACGTCCTTGTTGCAGCTGACATGCTCGGTATCAAGACGATTTATAAGGTTGGTGGTGCCCAAGCAATTGCCGCTCTTGCTTACGGGACAGAAACGGTCCATAAAGTCGATAAAATTGTCGGTCCAGGGAACGCCTTTGTCGCCCGTGCAAAGAAATGGGTTTTCGGTGATGTAGCAATTGATATGATTGCTGGTCCAAGTGAAATATGTGTCGTAGCAGACGAAACAGCCCCACCTAGCTTTATTGCAGCTGACCTGCTATCACAGGCAGAGCATGATGAATCAGCAAGTGCAATCTGTGTGACGACAAGCAAGGAAATAGCAGAGAAAATAAAAGCAGAAGTAGAAAGTCAGACAGAATCTCTTGAAAGAAAAGCAATTATTCAACAATCAGTAGAACAAAATGGAAAAATCATCGTCGCCGATTCACTAAAAGCAGCACTTGATATCGTAAATGAAATTGCACCCGAGCATTTACAGTTAATGATTTCCAATCCGACTGAAAGTTTAGATGAGATTAAACATGCTGGGGCTATTTTCCTCGGCAATTATTCACCTGAACCACTTGGTGATTACTTTGCCGGACCAAATCATACATTACCAACGAATGGAACTGCACGTTTCGCTTCCCCACTTGGTGTATATGATTTTGTAAAGAAATCCAGCATTATTCGCTATTCGAAGGAAGCATTACAAAGAGCTAGTGATTCGATTATAACGATAGCAAATGTGGAAGGTTTAACAGCACATGCGAATTCGATTGCAATTAGAAAGGATGAGCCAAATGCGTAA
- the hisG gene encoding ATP phosphoribosyltransferase: protein MEQITLALAKGRPAKQTISLLEKTGEHFPELTEESRKLVFHNLDQSIKVIFVKAVDVPTYVEKGAADIGIVGKDNILESLADVYELLDLKIGKCKFSVAGKADHQPSDNQKLTIATKYPNIAKKHFKKKGQPIEIVKLNGSVELAPLIGLADYIVDIVETGNTLRENDLSVLEDIETISTRLIVNKASFATKSMQVNQFINQLKRALE, encoded by the coding sequence TTGGAACAGATCACATTAGCTTTAGCAAAAGGGAGACCTGCAAAGCAAACGATTTCCCTGCTTGAAAAAACCGGCGAGCATTTCCCCGAGCTGACTGAAGAAAGCAGGAAGCTAGTTTTTCATAATTTAGATCAATCAATTAAGGTAATTTTTGTGAAAGCTGTAGACGTCCCAACCTATGTAGAGAAAGGTGCTGCAGATATTGGCATCGTCGGTAAGGATAATATTTTAGAATCACTTGCAGATGTATATGAATTACTAGATTTAAAGATTGGTAAATGTAAATTTTCTGTTGCTGGAAAGGCTGACCATCAACCATCAGACAATCAGAAACTAACAATAGCAACTAAGTACCCGAACATTGCAAAGAAGCATTTCAAGAAAAAAGGGCAACCGATTGAAATCGTAAAATTAAATGGTTCTGTTGAATTAGCGCCATTGATTGGCTTAGCCGATTATATTGTCGATATCGTTGAAACAGGTAATACTTTGAGAGAAAACGACTTATCTGTCCTGGAGGATATTGAAACGATCAGTACGAGATTAATTGTTAATAAAGCAAGCTTTGCAACAAAGTCAATGCAAGTCAATCAGTTTATCAATCAATTAAAGCGGGCATTGGAGTGA